Within Desulfatiglans anilini DSM 4660, the genomic segment TTTCCCGCTCCGCTCCTTTGCAAGGAGCCTGTGATGCCTGTGAAACCATGAGCGAAAAGGATATCTTTCCCATTCCCGGGTGAAATGACCTCAGCCGCTCAGCCGGTATAAGGTATGAGCAGCAGGGCTGCCCCGAAGAGACATCGGGATTTCCGAGATATTGACAGGGATCCCATGAAGGATATATTTATAGATGGAAATATGTAAATCTAAGTCGATTTCTGCAGAACAGCGGAGAGGCCATTTAGAACTCTGTTGGTGCCCGGGAATTTTTTGGCACCGAAACGTGACGGGCGGTGGAGTGCAGATATGGATCGGAATAGCATTTCTCAAATAAGGGTGAAGGGTGAAACTGTAGGCATAATAGGCCTGCAGGCGGCTCTTGCCGATGTCTGTGACGGACCCATCAAGGGATCGGACGAAGACATCAAGGCTGAACTCTTAGAAAGGCTCAGAGGAAAGAATTATATCCCTGCCAGGGCCCTTGATGATTATGCCCGCGCGTTCCTCCGCGAGTACAAAAAGCACTGCGGATTGCCTTATGAAGACGAGGCGGCCACCGGCGGGCTGGATATTGCAATCCTCGGTCCGGGCTGTCCTCAGTGCGACCGGATGGAGATGGAAGTGATGTCCGTTCTGACGGAACTCGATCTTTCGGCAAGTGTCCGGCATGTTAGGGACATCAAAGAGATCGGAACCTATGGCGTTATGGGAATGCCGGCCCTTGTCATCAATGGGCGCGTTGTTGCAGTGGGCGCAGCGCTCCCGCGGGCGAAAATCAGGACGCTTATTGAGAAGACTGATTTTGATTCGTTCAGGTCTGATAGATAACCAGTGTTCCCGCACATGTCCCCAAGGCTGATACAGCGTGGTTGGAATAGGGCGGCAGCGCATTTGGTTGAGATTTCAAACAATGATGCCGTTCTGCGCGCATCGATCCGCTTCAGCTT encodes:
- a CDS encoding thioredoxin family protein, with the protein product MDRNSISQIRVKGETVGIIGLQAALADVCDGPIKGSDEDIKAELLERLRGKNYIPARALDDYARAFLREYKKHCGLPYEDEAATGGLDIAILGPGCPQCDRMEMEVMSVLTELDLSASVRHVRDIKEIGTYGVMGMPALVINGRVVAVGAALPRAKIRTLIEKTDFDSFRSDR